The following are encoded in a window of bacterium genomic DNA:
- a CDS encoding response regulator, translating to MDKDKGKKKIAVIDDNTSFVEVLSRFLDMKNFEVLRAYNGKEGIKVASKHTPHLILLDIMMPGLSGYEVCERLKRIEKTKNIPIIFVTVRSRPEDIKRGYESGAVDYITKPFNYPELIEKINKIICLDDGTHLCMIFI from the coding sequence ATGGATAAAGATAAAGGAAAAAAGAAGATTGCTGTGATTGACGACAATACATCATTTGTGGAGGTTTTAAGCAGATTTTTAGACATGAAAAATTTTGAAGTCCTTCGTGCTTACAATGGCAAAGAAGGGATAAAAGTCGCCTCAAAACATACTCCTCACCTCATTTTATTAGATATAATGATGCCAGGACTATCGGGATATGAAGTCTGTGAAAGACTTAAAAGGATTGAAAAGACTAAAAATATACCAATTATCTTCGTAACGGTCAGGTCAAGACCAGAAGATATTAAAAGAGGTTATGAATCAGGTGCGGTAGATTATATCACTAAACCCTTTAATTATCCAGAATTAATAGAAAAGATAAATAAAATAATATGTTTGGATGACGGAACACATTTATGTATGATATTTATTTAA
- a CDS encoding 3-isopropylmalate dehydratase small subunit — protein sequence MKITGKVFKKFRADVNTDEIIPAVYLDTTSPQELAKHCMEGIDKGFVSGVEKGDIIVADKNFGCGSSREHAPIAIKASGVACVIAKSFARIFYRNAINIGLPIFECDQIDKIKQGDVLEIEPKSGKIKNLSRQEEYPTTPFPEFMQYLIDCGGLMEYVKKKLKR from the coding sequence ATGAAGATAACCGGTAAAGTATTTAAGAAATTCAGGGCTGATGTTAATACCGATGAGATTATTCCTGCTGTTTATCTTGATACAACATCGCCACAAGAACTGGCTAAACACTGCATGGAAGGAATTGATAAGGGGTTTGTCAGTGGTGTAGAAAAAGGGGATATTATTGTTGCGGATAAAAACTTTGGTTGTGGCTCATCAAGAGAACATGCACCGATTGCCATTAAAGCAAGTGGTGTGGCGTGTGTAATTGCTAAATCCTTTGCCCGAATATTCTACCGCAATGCCATCAATATTGGCTTGCCAATCTTTGAATGTGACCAGATAGACAAAATTAAACAAGGTGATGTATTAGAAATAGAACCAAAAAGCGGTAAGATAAAGAATTTATCCCGCCAGGAAGAATATCCCACTACCCCTTTCCCGGAATTTATGCAATACCTCATTGATTGCGGCGGGCTAATGGAATATGTAAAAAAGAAACTGAAAAGGTGA